TATCTGAAGAGATTGCACCGATTGAGATTTCCAAATTATCTATTTTTTGATTTTGCTCTTTTTGGAGATTTTCTAAATCAAGTTGAAAACTTTCGGATATTTTCTCAATTTTAATATTTAGAACACGAAAATTTGAAGATATTTTTTTGAGAATAGAATTTTGAATTTCAGAAATATTTGGAAAGTTTTTTAACTCATTTTGTAAATTGGAAATTCGTTTTTGCACCTCATCGCTATTTAGATTTTGTTCAAGATTTGTCAAATTATTTTGTAAAATAGAAATTCTGTTTTCTAGTTCTCTCTTTTGAAAACCATTTTTCTCTTCTAAAAACTCAATTTTTGAAAATAGCTTTTCGATTTTTTGCAAAGTTTCCGAATCAACTTTTTGTAAATTGTCTGCTTTTTCAACTCCAATTTGACAAACTCCATAAAATTGAAATTTCCCATTTTTAAATCCTGATGATAAAACCAGTTCAACTGAAACAACACTTGACGATGAGGTCGAAATTTTTGATGAAGCATCTATTGTAACTTCACCATTTTTCAAACTTCTCTTGTCGTAAAACGACGATTCTAGTTTTGTTTCACTTTTCAAACTTGCCGATTTTTTAGCATTCAGAATTGCCTCTGCTTCATTTTTTCCAGAACCAGAACATTGATAGAGTTCATTCCCGAAAACTAATTTGGAAAGTAGAAAGATAGCTAGAAATTTTCTCACTTAAAAAGCCTTTTTTGTTTTTCACATTTTAGACTTTTTGTCTTAATTTAAAAAACAAGTTTTTGCTAAAATGACATGTTATAGGAAACTCTACTGTTTCCAACATTTTAGGAGAAAGATTTGACAAAAGAACAACTCCAATCAATGTTCAAAGACAATTGCGGTTTTGGACTTATTGCTGATATAAAAAATAGACCTTCACATAAAACACTTGAAAATGCAATTACTGCACTTGAAAGAATGATGCACAGAGGTGCAGTTGCAGCCGACGGAAAAAGTGGTGATGGTAGCGGATTATTACTCTCTATGCCAACTGAATTTATGGAAAAAGTTACTCGAGAAGCTGGAGTTGATTTACCTCATCAATATGCTGTTGCTATGATTTTTTCAAAAGATGTGAATAAAATTGAGCGATTTAGTGAAATTTGTGAAAACAATGACTTAAAAGTAATTTATACAAGAGATGTGCCAATTGATAAGAGTGTTTTGGGGGAACAAGCAGTTGAATCATTGCCACAAATCAAACAACTTTTTGTTGTTCCAGACTCAATTATGGCAACAAAAAGATTTGAGGCAATGCAATACATTGTTAGAAGAGATATTGAAAAAGAGTCCCTCGAAGATAGAAATTTTTACATCTCATCTTTTTCTGATAAAACAATCTCTTATAAAGGGTTGGTTATGCCAACTCACATTAAAGAGTTTTACAAAGATTTAAGCAGTAAAGATTTTAAAATCTCATTTTCACTTTTCCACCAAAGATTTTCAACAAATACTTTGCCAGAGTGGAGACTGGCACAACCATTCCGAAATATTGCACACAATGGTGAAATAAATTCTGTAACAGCAAATCGAAACAATGTGGCTGTAAAAACAGAAAATATTAAAAGTGCAGTTTTTAGCGATGAAGAGTTGCAAAGAATTTTCCCAGTTATTCAAGGTGGTGGATCGGATTCTGCTTCGCTTGATAATTTCTTTGAATTTCTAATTGCAAATGGAATGGATTTCTTTAAAGCAGTTCGTGCAATTATTCCTGCTCCGTGGCAAAATGCACCATACATTGATGCTGAAATGAGAGCTTACTACGAATACAAAAGTGTATCTTATGAAGCTTGGGACGGACCTGCTGCTGTAAGTTTGACAGACGGACGATATATCGCGACTGTTCTCGACCGAAATGGACTTCGACCTGCAAAATATACAATTACAAAAGATGGAATGCTTCTTGTCTCTTCAGAATACGGAGTTGTTGATATTGAAGACGAAAATATTTTAGAGCGAGGTCGATTACAGAGTGGTCAAATGATTGGGCTTGATCTGAAATTTGGTCGAGTTCTTAAAAATGGTGAAATCAACGACTATCTTAAAAATTCTAAGAATTATATGGATTGGGCAAACGATAGCATGGTTTATATTCAGGAACATGTTGAAGAGCCACATTGTAAAGTGAATGAGTGTGCGGACGAACTCCACGAAAAACAGAGATATTTTAATATCACACACGAAGTAGTTGAGCAAGTTATTGAACCGATGGTAGTTGATGGAAAAGAGGCAGTTGGTTCAATGGGTGATGATACTCCACTTGCACCATTTTCAGACCAAAACAGAAATTTTTCAGACTATTTCCGACAAAAATTTGCACAGGTAACAAATCCACCAATTGATCCAATTCGTGAAAAAGTTGTTATGAGTTTAAATATTGGATTTGGTCAAGTTACAAATGTGCTTGAAGAGACTCCAGAAAATGCGAAAAGAATCAAATCGACTTCTCCAATTATGACAAAAGAGAAATTGGAAGTTCTTTTAACATTTGGAGATGAAAATCACCCAAGATTTGATTCAATTTACAAAAACAGAATTTACCCAACATTGATGAAAACATCTTTACAAGATTCGTTGAATTTGCTTGTTGATGAAATTATTAACGATGTGATTGAAAATGGAATTCGGGTTGTTGTTCTTTCTGATAAAGATGTGAGTCGGGAATATCCAGTTATTCCAATGTTACTTGTTGTTGGGCGACTTCACCAAAGACTTTTACAGGAGAAATTACAGCATAAAGTTTCGATTGTGGCAATTACAGGAGAGGTTTTTGATTCTCATTCTTCGGCGACACTAATTGCATATGGTGTTACAGCAATTTATCCATATCTTCTTTTCTCATCAGTTTATGAAAAAATCAAGACCTCATCGCTATCTGATTGCCGAGAAGCATTTAAATCGGTAAAAGGTGCAATTAATGCGGGACTTTTAAAAATTATGTCAAAAATGGGGATTTCAACAATTGCTTCTTACAGAAATTCATCACTCTTTGATATTATTGGATTGAACGATGAGGTCGCAAAAGAGTGTTTCCCTGATTCTTCAAATCTTATTGGCGGTCTCACTTATTCCGACTTAGAAGATCGTGTTCGTAAAGCTCATGCGGAAGCTTTCCAAATTTCTGGTTTTAAATCTATTTTCCCTCTTGAAATTGGTGGTTTCTACAAATTCCAACACGGAAAAGAGTATCACGATTATTCACCTGCGATTATTCACTCAATTCACAAAGGGGCTGACGGAAAAGGCTACGACGATTTACGAAACCTCCTTTACAACCGAGAACGAAAATTTATCCGTGATTTCTTTGAATTAAATTCTGATAGAAACTCAATTGATATTTCAGAAGTTGAAAGCAAAGAAGATATTTTCAGAAGATTTGCATCAGCAGCAATGAGTCTTGGATCAATTTCTCCAGAAGCACATGAAGCTCTTGCAGAAGCTATGAACACAATTGGCGGACAAAGTAACTCTGGTGAAGGTGGAGAATCTAAGCATAGATTTAAAACAGTCAAAAACTCAAAAATCAAGCAAGTTGCTTCTGGTAGATTTGGTGTAACACCAGCATATTTAAGAAGTGCTGAAGAGATTCAAATTAAAGTAGCACAAGGTGCAAAACCTGGTGAAGGTGGGCAACTTCCAGGGCATAAAGTTACGAACCTCATCGCTGAATTACGATATACAATTCCGGGCGTAACACTGATTTCTCCTCCTCCGCACCACGATATTTACTCAATTGAAGATTTAGCACAGCTTATTTACGATTTAAAACAGGTAAATCCTGAAGCACGAATTGCTGTAAAACTTGTTTCTACTTCTGGTGTTGGAACAATTGCTAGTGGTGTCGCAAAAGCTTATGCCGACAAAATTATTATTTCTGGTGCTGATGGTGGAACTGGTGCTGCTCCTTTAACTTCTATCAAATTTGCAGGAAACCCTTGGGAAATTGGACTTGCTGAAGCTCACAACTCACTAAAAGCAAACGGACTCCGAGAGCTTGTTGAAGTTCAAACAGATGGTGGTTTAAAAACTGGTCTTGATGTTGTAAAAGCTGCGATGCTTGGTGCTGAAAGTTTTGCTTTTGGAACTTCTCTCCTTACAATTCTTGGTTGTAAATTACTCCGAGTTTGTCATTTAAATAAATGTCCTGTTGGTATCGCGACTCAAGACGAAACTCTCCGAAATGAATATTATGTTGGAACTGTTGAAAAAGTAATTTCGTATTTCAACTTTATTGCTGACGATGTTCGGGAAATTCTTGCAAAACTCGGATACAAAAATATTCAAGATATTATCGGGCGAAGCGACTTATTAAAAGTTATCGACCATGAGTTTGCGAAAAAATTCGATTTCTCAAATATTCTTTTAAAACTTGATGGAATTGATACTTGCCAACAAAAACATAATGAACCTTTTGATCCAAACCATTTTGAAAAAAATATCGTTTCTAAAATTGCAAACACAATTAAAAATCCAAATGAGAATGTTGTCATTTCTGCGGAAATCCAAAACTTAAATCGAAGCTTTGGAGCTAGAATTTCTGGTGAAATCGCAAAATATTATGGCGATAAAGGTCTCAAAGAGGACTCTATCAAAATAAAATTGAGCGGAACAGCTGGACAATCTCTCGGTGCATTCCTTTCAAATGGTGTTTCTATCTATCTTAACGGTGTGGCAAATGACTATGTCGGAAAAGGTATGAGTGGCGGAAAAATTATTATTTCGTCTGGACTTCAAGGTGGAAAATATTCGGCTCTTGGAAACACTTGTCTTTACGGTGCGACTGGTGGAAAACTTTATGCTTCTGGTTCAGCAGGTGAAAGATTTGGTGTCCGAAACTCTGGAACTATCTCAGTTGTTGAAGGAACTGGAGACCATGCTTGCGAATATATGACTGGTGGAATTGTTTGTATTCTTGGAAAAACTGGACTTAATTTCGGTGCGGGAATGACAGGCGGAATCGCTTTCATTTATGACAAAAGTCGAACTTTTATCGAACATATGAACCAAGAGTTGATTCAGGCTATTAGAATTGACACGGACGAAACAAACGAGGCTCGACACTATCTCAAAAGACTTTTAAAAGACTACTACAATGAAACTGGTAGCCGACAAGCAAAAGAGATTCTTGATCACTTCAGAATTGAAATTAGAAATTTCTGGCTTGTGCAACCAAAAAACATGAAAAAGCTTTCACTCAATCCTGACGACGGAGACTAAAAAACGGGGACACTCGTCCCCAAAATTCAAAAGGAGAAAAATGGAAGCAAGAACAAGTAAACTTTTAGAATATTTAGAAACTGATTCTATAAATAAAATTCCTGTTTATCAAAGAAATTATAGTTGGAAAAAAGAGCAATGCGAACAACTATTTAATGACATTTTACATGCAGGAGAAAATGAGAATATAGAACTCCATTTTATAGGTTCAGTCATTATTGTTAAAGGAGGCGATGGAATAGATACAATTCATTCAGTTGTTGATGGTCAGCAGAGAATTACAACAACTACATTACTTTTAAAAGCAATATTTGACCATGAAACAAGTGATGATTTTGTACAAGGTTTTGTAGAACCATCTTTGTTAAAAAAAACTAGACGAGGAAATAAAAATAAACTTGTTTTAAACAAAAATGATAATTCTGCATTAATAAAAATCTTAAATAATCAAAACGAATTTTTAGAAAATGATAAAAAGACAAAAGTATTTAAAAACTATCAAATTTTCAAAAATTTACTTAATCTTAAAAAACCAGATTTTGAAATATTAGAAAAGGGTCTTAAAAAACTGATGGTTGTTGTTATAACCCTTCAGCAAAATGAAAATCCTCAACTTATTTTTGAAGCTCTCAATTCCACGGGTATGAAATTAACTCAAGCAGATTTAATTAGAAATCATCTTTTAATGAGAGAAGTTGAAAGACAAAATGAACTTTATGAAAAATATTGGTATCAGATTGAACAAAATCTTACAAATGATCATATTGAAAGTTTTGCAAAAAGTTTTTTAATTATTAAACTTTCTGAATTAATCAAAGAGACGGAAATTTATTCACATTTTAAAACATACATTGAAAAAAATAAATTGTCTTCTGAAGAAGCATTACAAGAACTTCTTTTTTACTCCAAAGAGTATCAAAAATTTATGTTTAAAATTAATTTCAAAGATGATGATCTTAAATTAGCAATAGAGAGAATAATGGCAACAGGAAAAGAAGTCTTTGTTACTATTATGCTTGAATTGTGTGCAAAATTTGAAAGAGATGAAATCAGCAAAAATGATGTTTTAAAAGTTCTAGCACTTCTTGAAAATTATTTGATTCGTCATGCAATTCTTAGATTTAGTTCTAATGCTTACAATAAATTTGTTCCAACGATAATTAAGAATCTTGATTCTTATGAGAAATTTGAGAGAAAACTTGTGGGATTGCAAGGTAAGAATTTAGTTTTTGTGCCTGATAGAGTTTTGAGAAATGAACTTAAAAATGCTGATATTTACAACACAAAACATTTAGCAAAAACTATTCTCTATAGAATTGAACAAACACTTTCAAAAGAAGTTGTAAAAGATGATGTAAATGTTGAGCATATTTTTCCTCAAACGGTCTCTACCAAATGGAAAAAAGCTCTTCCAGAAGAGTGGAAAGAGATAAAAAATGACTATCTTCATTCAATTGGGAATTTGACTTTAACAGGACTTAATTCAGAACTTTCAAATAAAATTTTTTCTCAAAAAAAAGAAGTTTTTTTAGAATCTAATATTTCTTTAAATAAATATTTTAAAAATATTAGAAACTGGGATAAAGAAGAGATTGAAAAAAGAGCAGATGTTTTAACTTCAAACATTTTAGAAATTTGGAAAGAGCCTAAACTTTTAAATCAACTAGAAATAGAGAAAGAGTTTTTTCTTTCTGATCAAAGAGTTATAACAGGTCAAAGACCTGAAAGTTTTGAGATTTTTGAACAAGCCATTGATGTAAAAGATTGGAAAAATCTTTATATCTTAGCCGTAACTGAAATATATAACAAGTATGAAGAGAGTTTTAATAAACATATTGATAATAATGGTTTTAATAAAAATAGCAGAAGAAAAGTAAGTATTATTTCAAAAGATAAAGAAGAAATGAAAGAGTTTCAGGAAATAGAATATACTTTTTACCTAAATACTTATAAATTAAGCCCAAAACAGGCTCTTTCAAAACTTTCTGAAATAATTGAAGTTTTAAATATTGAAGATTTTTCTGACGATGATATTTTGATAACTTTAAAATAATTTTTTTATTCCTGCGAAAGCAGGAATCTTCAAATTTTACTTTCGTTCTAAAAGTTCTCG
This DNA window, taken from Thiovulum sp. ES, encodes the following:
- a CDS encoding glutamate synthase family protein (PFAM: Conserved region in glutamate synthase; GXGXG motif; Glutamate synthase central domain; Glutamine amidotransferases class-II), with product MTKEQLQSMFKDNCGFGLIADIKNRPSHKTLENAITALERMMHRGAVAADGKSGDGSGLLLSMPTEFMEKVTREAGVDLPHQYAVAMIFSKDVNKIERFSEICENNDLKVIYTRDVPIDKSVLGEQAVESLPQIKQLFVVPDSIMATKRFEAMQYIVRRDIEKESLEDRNFYISSFSDKTISYKGLVMPTHIKEFYKDLSSKDFKISFSLFHQRFSTNTLPEWRLAQPFRNIAHNGEINSVTANRNNVAVKTENIKSAVFSDEELQRIFPVIQGGGSDSASLDNFFEFLIANGMDFFKAVRAIIPAPWQNAPYIDAEMRAYYEYKSVSYEAWDGPAAVSLTDGRYIATVLDRNGLRPAKYTITKDGMLLVSSEYGVVDIEDENILERGRLQSGQMIGLDLKFGRVLKNGEINDYLKNSKNYMDWANDSMVYIQEHVEEPHCKVNECADELHEKQRYFNITHEVVEQVIEPMVVDGKEAVGSMGDDTPLAPFSDQNRNFSDYFRQKFAQVTNPPIDPIREKVVMSLNIGFGQVTNVLEETPENAKRIKSTSPIMTKEKLEVLLTFGDENHPRFDSIYKNRIYPTLMKTSLQDSLNLLVDEIINDVIENGIRVVVLSDKDVSREYPVIPMLLVVGRLHQRLLQEKLQHKVSIVAITGEVFDSHSSATLIAYGVTAIYPYLLFSSVYEKIKTSSLSDCREAFKSVKGAINAGLLKIMSKMGISTIASYRNSSLFDIIGLNDEVAKECFPDSSNLIGGLTYSDLEDRVRKAHAEAFQISGFKSIFPLEIGGFYKFQHGKEYHDYSPAIIHSIHKGADGKGYDDLRNLLYNRERKFIRDFFELNSDRNSIDISEVESKEDIFRRFASAAMSLGSISPEAHEALAEAMNTIGGQSNSGEGGESKHRFKTVKNSKIKQVASGRFGVTPAYLRSAEEIQIKVAQGAKPGEGGQLPGHKVTNLIAELRYTIPGVTLISPPPHHDIYSIEDLAQLIYDLKQVNPEARIAVKLVSTSGVGTIASGVAKAYADKIIISGADGGTGAAPLTSIKFAGNPWEIGLAEAHNSLKANGLRELVEVQTDGGLKTGLDVVKAAMLGAESFAFGTSLLTILGCKLLRVCHLNKCPVGIATQDETLRNEYYVGTVEKVISYFNFIADDVREILAKLGYKNIQDIIGRSDLLKVIDHEFAKKFDFSNILLKLDGIDTCQQKHNEPFDPNHFEKNIVSKIANTIKNPNENVVISAEIQNLNRSFGARISGEIAKYYGDKGLKEDSIKIKLSGTAGQSLGAFLSNGVSIYLNGVANDYVGKGMSGGKIIISSGLQGGKYSALGNTCLYGATGGKLYASGSAGERFGVRNSGTISVVEGTGDHACEYMTGGIVCILGKTGLNFGAGMTGGIAFIYDKSRTFIEHMNQELIQAIRIDTDETNEARHYLKRLLKDYYNETGSRQAKEILDHFRIEIRNFWLVQPKNMKKLSLNPDDGD
- a CDS encoding hypothetical protein (PFAM: Protein of unknown function (DUF1524); Protein of unknown function DUF262), with product MEARTSKLLEYLETDSINKIPVYQRNYSWKKEQCEQLFNDILHAGENENIELHFIGSVIIVKGGDGIDTIHSVVDGQQRITTTTLLLKAIFDHETSDDFVQGFVEPSLLKKTRRGNKNKLVLNKNDNSALIKILNNQNEFLENDKKTKVFKNYQIFKNLLNLKKPDFEILEKGLKKLMVVVITLQQNENPQLIFEALNSTGMKLTQADLIRNHLLMREVERQNELYEKYWYQIEQNLTNDHIESFAKSFLIIKLSELIKETEIYSHFKTYIEKNKLSSEEALQELLFYSKEYQKFMFKINFKDDDLKLAIERIMATGKEVFVTIMLELCAKFERDEISKNDVLKVLALLENYLIRHAILRFSSNAYNKFVPTIIKNLDSYEKFERKLVGLQGKNLVFVPDRVLRNELKNADIYNTKHLAKTILYRIEQTLSKEVVKDDVNVEHIFPQTVSTKWKKALPEEWKEIKNDYLHSIGNLTLTGLNSELSNKIFSQKKEVFLESNISLNKYFKNIRNWDKEEIEKRADVLTSNILEIWKEPKLLNQLEIEKEFFLSDQRVITGQRPESFEIFEQAIDVKDWKNLYILAVTEIYNKYEESFNKHIDNNGFNKNSRRKVSIISKDKEEMKEFQEIEYTFYLNTYKLSPKQALSKLSEIIEVLNIEDFSDDDILITLK